One segment of Deinococcus multiflagellatus DNA contains the following:
- a CDS encoding YceI family protein has product MKRFWAVGAAVLAGTVGAVGYRADDGTASFTHTVRFIPVRGTIAGVSAAVDLDPANLAATTGSVRVPVVNLKTGIGLRDSHAKGENALNTAKYPNATFTLEKLTGGRLVEGQTLATTATGKLTVKGTTKTISVPVKATLQGGKVNVSTQFKFNPYDYDVRYPGSSDSVTVDVSFTLNKG; this is encoded by the coding sequence ATGAAACGATTCTGGGCGGTGGGGGCGGCAGTCCTGGCAGGCACGGTGGGCGCAGTGGGATACCGCGCCGACGACGGCACCGCCAGTTTTACCCATACGGTGCGCTTTATTCCGGTGCGCGGCACCATCGCCGGGGTCAGTGCGGCCGTGGACCTGGACCCGGCCAATCTGGCGGCCACCACCGGCTCGGTGCGGGTGCCGGTGGTGAACCTCAAGACCGGGATTGGCCTGCGCGACAGCCATGCCAAGGGCGAGAATGCCCTGAACACCGCCAAGTATCCCAATGCCACGTTTACGCTGGAGAAATTGACGGGCGGGCGGCTGGTGGAGGGGCAGACGCTGGCGACCACGGCCACCGGCAAACTCACGGTGAAGGGCACCACCAAAACCATCAGCGTGCCGGTGAAAGCCACGCTGCAGGGCGGCAAGGTGAACGTGAGCACCCAGTTTAAGTTCAACCCCTACGACTACGACGTGCGCTATCCGGGCAGCAGCGATTCGGTGACGGTGGACGTGTCGTTCACGCTGAATAAGGGGTAA
- the gap gene encoding type I glyceraldehyde-3-phosphate dehydrogenase, whose amino-acid sequence MKVGINGFGRIGRLVFRVLEARGVEVVAINDLTDNKTLATLLKYDSTAGKFDGTVEYDEESLTVNGKKIHALAERDPANIKWGEMGVDIVIESTGIFTSREGAGKHIQGGAKKVIITAPAKGEDISVVLGVNEGDYDAAQHHIISNASCTTNSLGAPMKLLDEAFGIEKAIMTTVHSYTNDQRVLDLPHSDLRRARAAAVNIIPTSTGAAKAVSQVYPALKGKFDGTSLRVPTPTGSISDVVVILKRDVTAEEVNAVFRQAAEGSHKGIIAYTEDPIVLSDIVGDPHSAIIDGGLTMAMGSLVKFFSWYDNEWGYSNRIADLVQLVQQKG is encoded by the coding sequence ATGAAAGTAGGGATTAACGGCTTCGGCCGCATCGGTCGTCTGGTGTTTCGTGTTCTGGAAGCGCGCGGTGTCGAAGTGGTCGCCATCAACGACCTGACCGACAACAAGACGCTGGCCACCCTCCTGAAGTACGACAGCACGGCCGGCAAATTCGACGGCACCGTCGAGTACGACGAAGAGAGCCTGACGGTCAACGGCAAGAAGATTCACGCGCTGGCCGAGCGTGACCCCGCGAATATCAAGTGGGGCGAGATGGGCGTGGACATCGTCATTGAATCCACCGGGATCTTTACCAGCCGCGAGGGCGCAGGTAAGCACATCCAGGGCGGCGCCAAGAAGGTCATCATCACGGCCCCCGCCAAGGGCGAGGACATCAGCGTGGTGCTGGGTGTGAACGAAGGCGACTACGACGCCGCGCAGCACCACATCATCTCCAACGCCAGCTGCACCACCAACTCGCTGGGCGCGCCCATGAAGCTGCTGGACGAGGCCTTTGGCATCGAAAAGGCCATCATGACCACGGTGCACAGCTACACCAACGACCAGCGCGTACTGGACCTGCCGCACAGCGACCTGCGCCGCGCGCGCGCCGCCGCCGTGAACATCATCCCCACCTCCACGGGCGCGGCCAAGGCCGTGTCGCAGGTGTATCCCGCGCTGAAGGGCAAGTTCGACGGGACCAGCCTGCGCGTGCCCACCCCCACGGGTTCTATCAGTGACGTGGTCGTGATTCTGAAGCGCGACGTGACCGCCGAGGAAGTCAACGCGGTCTTCAGACAGGCGGCGGAAGGCAGCCACAAGGGCATCATCGCCTACACCGAAGACCCCATCGTGCTCAGCGACATCGTGGGCGATCCCCACAGCGCGATCATTGACGGCGGCCTGACGATGGCGATGGGCAGCCTCGTGAAGTTCTTCAGCTGGTACGACAACGAGTGGGGCTACAGCAACCGCATTGCGGACCTGGTGCAGCTCGTTCAGCAAAAAGGCTAA
- a CDS encoding phosphoglycerate kinase, producing the protein MQTLNQLDVRGKRVLVRVDYNVPVSGGVVQDDTRVTASLPTLKALLNAGARNLILMSHFGRPKNGPEEKYSLRPVAAVLESALGRPVKFIAGTADSDESLAAVQALAEGEVALLENVRFSAGEEKNDAALSGKLAQLGDAFVLDAFGSAHRAHASVSGVAGQLPHAAGLLLQTEVDALSRLIESPQSPYVVIIGGAKVSDKIKVIENLLPKVDRMLIGGGMMFTFLKARGGQIGKSLVEDDQVEYARGLLDTYGDKLMLPTDAVAADRFAADAETRVVPADQIPEGWMGLDIGPDTQQAYAQALEGAKTVFWNGPMGVFEFEKFAAGTNAVAAAVGSLKDQAYTVVGGGDSVSAINKSGKADQIDHISTGGGASLELLEGKALPGVEAMR; encoded by the coding sequence ATGCAGACTCTGAACCAACTTGATGTTCGCGGCAAGCGCGTGCTGGTGCGCGTGGATTACAACGTGCCGGTCAGCGGCGGTGTGGTGCAGGACGACACCCGTGTGACCGCCAGCCTGCCCACGCTGAAGGCGCTGCTGAACGCGGGCGCGCGCAACCTGATTCTGATGAGCCACTTTGGCCGTCCGAAGAATGGCCCCGAGGAGAAGTATTCGCTGAGGCCTGTGGCCGCGGTGCTGGAGAGTGCCCTGGGGCGCCCGGTGAAGTTCATTGCGGGCACGGCGGACAGCGACGAAAGCCTGGCCGCCGTCCAGGCCCTGGCCGAGGGCGAGGTGGCGCTGCTGGAGAACGTGCGCTTCAGTGCAGGCGAGGAAAAAAACGACGCGGCCCTGAGCGGGAAGCTGGCGCAGCTGGGCGACGCCTTTGTGCTGGACGCGTTTGGCAGCGCGCACCGGGCGCACGCCAGTGTCAGCGGGGTGGCGGGGCAACTGCCGCACGCCGCTGGCCTGCTGCTGCAGACCGAGGTGGACGCCCTGTCGCGCCTGATCGAGTCGCCCCAGTCGCCGTACGTGGTGATCATCGGCGGGGCCAAGGTCAGCGACAAGATCAAGGTAATTGAAAACCTGCTGCCCAAGGTGGACCGCATGCTGATCGGCGGCGGAATGATGTTCACCTTCCTCAAGGCGCGCGGCGGCCAGATCGGCAAGAGCCTCGTGGAAGACGACCAGGTGGAATACGCCCGGGGCCTGCTGGACACCTACGGCGACAAGCTGATGCTGCCCACCGACGCCGTGGCCGCCGACCGTTTTGCCGCCGACGCCGAGACCAGGGTGGTCCCCGCCGACCAGATTCCCGAGGGCTGGATGGGCCTGGACATTGGCCCGGACACCCAGCAGGCGTATGCCCAGGCCCTGGAAGGCGCCAAAACCGTGTTCTGGAACGGACCGATGGGCGTCTTTGAATTCGAGAAGTTTGCGGCCGGCACCAACGCGGTGGCGGCGGCGGTGGGCAGCCTGAAGGATCAGGCCTATACCGTGGTGGGCGGCGGCGATTCGGTGAGTGCCATCAACAAGAGCGGCAAGGCCGACCAGATTGACCACATCTCCACGGGTGGCGGCGCCAGCCTGGAACTGCTGGAAGGCAAGGCCCTGCCCGGCGTGGAGGCCATGCGCTAG
- the tpiA gene encoding triose-phosphate isomerase, which translates to MQNLLALNWKMNKTPTEARAWAQELAGKLSPGPAELAVMAPAITLSTLAANLPAGVAFGGQDVSAHEAGAYTGEISAAMLKDVGATYAVVGHSERREYHGETDAAVAAKAKQAQLSGLIPIVCVGEGLDVRERGEHVAYTLAQLDGSLSGVGPDVVIAYEPVWAIGTGKTATADDAEELAAAIREALTTRYGSDADEIRVLYGGSVKPDNIASICAKPNVNGALVGGASLKVADVLGMNDALKG; encoded by the coding sequence ATGCAAAACCTGCTGGCCCTGAACTGGAAGATGAACAAGACCCCCACCGAAGCCCGCGCCTGGGCCCAGGAACTGGCGGGAAAGCTCTCCCCTGGCCCGGCCGAACTGGCGGTCATGGCCCCTGCGATTACCCTCAGCACGCTGGCAGCCAACCTGCCGGCGGGCGTGGCGTTTGGCGGGCAGGATGTCTCGGCGCATGAGGCCGGGGCCTACACCGGCGAAATCAGCGCGGCAATGCTGAAAGATGTGGGCGCCACCTACGCGGTCGTGGGCCACAGCGAGCGGCGCGAGTACCACGGCGAAACCGACGCCGCCGTGGCCGCCAAGGCCAAGCAGGCGCAGCTCAGCGGCCTGATTCCGATTGTCTGCGTGGGCGAAGGGCTGGACGTGCGCGAGCGCGGCGAGCATGTGGCCTACACCCTGGCGCAGCTGGACGGCAGCCTGAGCGGCGTGGGCCCCGACGTGGTGATCGCCTATGAACCGGTCTGGGCGATTGGCACCGGCAAAACCGCCACCGCTGACGACGCCGAAGAACTGGCCGCCGCCATCCGCGAGGCCCTGACCACCCGCTACGGCAGCGACGCCGACGAGATTCGCGTGCTGTACGGCGGCAGTGTCAAGCCGGACAACATCGCCAGCATCTGTGCCAAGCCGAATGTGAACGGTGCCCTGGTGGGCGGCGCCAGCCTGAAGGTGGCCGACGTGCTGGGCATGAACGACGCTTTGAAGGGCTAA
- a CDS encoding cyclodeaminase/cyclohydrolase family protein yields MSSLWSRPAAELLDATASAEATPGGGATAAVAAAFGAALLSMAVGISQKREASAELENAGRQVTALRRRLQALADEDVQAFGQYVKASHLPSDDPGRPEALQAAGETAMQVPLTLARTIVEGLEAAQALAPQVHPEVVSDVGAGASLLQGALLAALLTVEINLPHVAADARGAIQAEHDRLKARGMGQAQATLDSCAGRLRQAAGEG; encoded by the coding sequence ATGTCGTCTCTGTGGTCGCGCCCGGCAGCGGAACTTCTGGACGCCACGGCCAGTGCCGAGGCCACGCCCGGCGGCGGGGCGACGGCGGCCGTGGCCGCAGCGTTCGGCGCCGCGCTGCTGAGCATGGCCGTGGGCATCTCGCAGAAGAGAGAGGCTTCGGCGGAATTGGAGAATGCGGGCAGGCAGGTCACGGCGCTGCGCCGTCGCCTTCAGGCCCTGGCCGATGAGGACGTGCAGGCGTTTGGGCAGTATGTGAAGGCCAGCCACCTTCCCAGCGACGACCCTGGGAGGCCAGAGGCGCTGCAGGCGGCGGGCGAGACGGCCATGCAGGTGCCCCTGACCCTCGCCCGGACCATCGTGGAGGGCCTGGAGGCGGCGCAGGCGCTGGCCCCGCAGGTTCACCCGGAAGTGGTGAGCGACGTGGGGGCCGGGGCCAGCCTGCTGCAAGGCGCCTTGCTGGCCGCGCTGCTGACAGTGGAGATCAATCTGCCCCATGTCGCCGCTGACGCGCGGGGCGCCATTCAGGCCGAACACGACCGTTTGAAGGCACGGGGGATGGGGCAGGCTCAGGCCACGCTGGACAGCTGTGCCGGGCGCCTGCGGCAAGCGGCGGGCGAAGGGTAG
- a CDS encoding chitinase yields the protein MTLYRSGRVAALVSLALVLGACGSQTPQVAGRQPVLQAQATGPTATFDSTGAWDTGFTGRITLRNPGTTPITGWTLKFKFNGNAAAGASVWGAGGSISKDSSGLYTITPNSWGGATIPAGGSVTIGYDGTGQLTGVNTCTLNGTSCAGGTTPPPTGDTTAPTVSLTASPSTVTSAGTVSLSATASDNVGVTKVEFYQGSTLLSTDTTAPYTATETVTSANNGTRTYTAKAFDAAGNTKSASASVTVNISGTTPPPPPTGGLPKHALFGYWHNFDNGSGYIRMKDVNAAWDVINLSFAENKPGGAEGEVAFELCPPQSCGANAETEADFIAGIRAQQAKGKKVLISLGGANAHIQLNTAAARDNFVRTMGDIIARYGLNGLDIDLEGGSLALNPGDTDLNNPTTPAVVNLISAVRSLKARFGSNFILTMAPETAYVQGGLSSYGGIWGAYLPLIHNLRSDLTTLHVQHYNTGSLVGTDGRTYTPGTVDFHVAMTDMLLTGFNLGGNPAKRFPGLRTDQVAIGLPSGTRSAGSGYTTPADVQRAVTCLTSGTGCNTYRPGTTYPALRGLMTWSINWDRADGLNFSGAHRPFLNSLP from the coding sequence ATGACTCTGTACCGTTCTGGCCGTGTGGCGGCTCTTGTTTCGCTGGCCCTGGTGCTGGGGGCCTGTGGCTCTCAGACGCCGCAGGTGGCAGGGCGCCAACCTGTTCTGCAAGCGCAGGCGACAGGCCCAACAGCGACGTTTGACAGCACAGGGGCGTGGGACACAGGCTTCACCGGCCGCATCACCCTGCGCAACCCCGGCACCACCCCCATCACCGGCTGGACTTTGAAATTTAAGTTCAATGGCAACGCCGCCGCTGGTGCCTCCGTCTGGGGTGCCGGGGGCAGCATCTCCAAGGACAGCAGTGGGCTGTACACCATCACCCCCAACAGCTGGGGCGGCGCCACGATTCCCGCTGGCGGCAGTGTCACCATCGGCTACGACGGCACGGGTCAACTCACCGGCGTCAACACCTGCACCCTGAATGGCACCAGTTGCGCTGGCGGCACCACGCCTCCACCGACGGGTGACACCACCGCGCCGACCGTCAGCCTGACCGCGAGCCCCAGTACGGTCACCAGTGCTGGCACAGTCAGTCTGAGTGCGACGGCGAGCGATAACGTCGGCGTGACGAAGGTGGAGTTCTATCAGGGCTCGACCTTGCTGAGCACCGACACGACGGCGCCGTATACCGCCACGGAGACGGTCACCAGTGCGAACAATGGCACCCGCACCTATACGGCCAAAGCATTTGATGCGGCGGGGAACACCAAGTCGGCTTCGGCGTCGGTCACCGTCAATATCTCCGGCACCACCCCGCCCCCGCCGCCCACGGGCGGCCTGCCCAAGCACGCCCTCTTTGGGTACTGGCACAACTTCGACAACGGCAGCGGCTACATCCGCATGAAGGATGTGAATGCCGCCTGGGACGTGATCAACCTGTCGTTTGCCGAGAACAAGCCCGGCGGCGCGGAGGGTGAGGTGGCCTTTGAGCTGTGCCCCCCACAAAGTTGCGGCGCCAATGCCGAAACCGAGGCGGACTTTATCGCCGGGATTCGCGCGCAGCAGGCCAAAGGGAAGAAGGTCCTCATCAGCCTGGGCGGGGCCAACGCGCATATTCAGCTGAACACGGCAGCGGCGCGCGACAACTTCGTGCGCACGATGGGCGACATCATCGCCCGCTACGGCCTGAACGGCCTGGACATTGATCTGGAAGGCGGGTCGCTGGCTCTGAATCCGGGCGACACGGATCTGAACAACCCCACCACACCCGCTGTCGTGAATCTGATCAGCGCGGTGCGCAGCCTCAAGGCACGATTTGGCTCGAACTTTATCCTCACCATGGCGCCAGAGACAGCCTACGTGCAGGGCGGGCTGTCCAGCTACGGCGGCATCTGGGGCGCGTACCTGCCGCTCATTCATAACCTGCGCAGCGACCTGACCACGCTGCATGTGCAGCACTACAACACCGGTTCGCTGGTGGGCACCGATGGCCGCACCTACACGCCCGGGACCGTGGATTTCCATGTGGCGATGACCGATATGCTGCTTACCGGCTTCAACCTGGGCGGCAACCCGGCCAAACGTTTTCCGGGCCTGCGGACCGATCAGGTGGCGATTGGGCTGCCTTCGGGGACACGCTCGGCAGGCAGCGGGTACACCACCCCGGCCGACGTGCAGCGCGCTGTGACCTGCCTGACCAGCGGCACGGGGTGCAACACGTACCGCCCGGGGACCACCTACCCGGCCCTGCGCGGCCTGATGACGTGGTCGATCAACTGGGACCGCGCCGACGGCCTGAACTTCTCGGGCGCACACCGGCCCTTCCTGAATTCACTGCCCTAG
- the asnS gene encoding asparagine--tRNA ligase: MFSNIHGLPQHVGQTVTVHAWLQDKSGKGKIQFLKLRDGSGFVQATVFKGDVTEDVFEQAKRLTQEQAVTITGEVRADERAPGGVELSVRGLTPISENHAEYPITPKEHGIEFLMDHRHLWLRHRRPWAIMRVRDCVQRAIVDFFHGEGFIRFDAPFFTPNAAEGTTELFEIDLFGEDKAYLSQTGQLHAEAGAFAFGKVYTFGPTFRAEKSKTRRHLLEFWMVEPEVAPSTHTENMALQERFVSFLVRRALEQCPEELKLLGRDVSKLAGAAEGNYPRVTYTEALEIIRAHIESGDLPTNVQADVQPVEWGDDLGAPHETILGHHFDRPVIIERYPAAIKAFYMQPDPGDPRVALCDDMIAPEGYGEIIGGSERIHDYALLKSRIEHEGLPLEAFEWYLDLRRTGSMPHAGFGMGLERVIAWITGIDHIREAIPFPRMLTRMRP, from the coding sequence ATGTTTTCCAACATTCACGGGCTGCCCCAGCATGTGGGCCAGACGGTCACCGTGCACGCGTGGCTGCAAGACAAGAGCGGCAAGGGCAAGATTCAGTTTCTGAAGCTGCGCGACGGCAGCGGCTTTGTGCAGGCCACGGTCTTCAAGGGCGACGTGACCGAGGACGTGTTCGAGCAGGCCAAGCGCCTGACGCAGGAACAGGCCGTCACCATCACCGGCGAGGTGCGCGCCGACGAGCGGGCCCCAGGTGGCGTAGAACTGAGCGTGCGTGGCCTGACGCCGATCAGTGAGAACCACGCCGAGTACCCCATCACGCCCAAGGAACACGGCATTGAGTTCCTGATGGACCACCGCCACCTGTGGCTGCGCCACCGCCGCCCCTGGGCGATCATGCGGGTGCGCGACTGTGTGCAGCGTGCCATCGTGGACTTTTTTCACGGCGAGGGCTTCATCCGCTTTGACGCGCCGTTTTTTACCCCCAATGCCGCTGAGGGCACCACCGAGCTGTTCGAGATTGACCTGTTTGGTGAAGACAAGGCGTACCTGAGCCAGACCGGGCAGCTGCACGCCGAGGCGGGCGCATTCGCTTTTGGCAAGGTCTACACCTTTGGCCCCACCTTCCGCGCGGAGAAGAGCAAGACCCGGCGCCACCTGCTGGAGTTCTGGATGGTGGAGCCGGAAGTGGCCCCCAGCACCCACACCGAGAACATGGCGCTGCAGGAGCGCTTCGTGAGCTTCCTGGTGCGCCGCGCGCTGGAACAGTGCCCAGAGGAGCTGAAGCTGCTGGGCCGCGACGTAAGCAAGCTGGCAGGGGCGGCCGAAGGGAACTACCCGCGCGTGACCTACACCGAGGCGCTGGAGATCATCCGGGCGCATATCGAGAGCGGCGACTTGCCAACCAACGTGCAGGCCGATGTGCAGCCTGTGGAATGGGGCGACGACCTGGGTGCGCCGCACGAGACCATTCTGGGCCACCACTTTGACCGCCCAGTGATTATTGAGCGCTACCCGGCGGCCATCAAGGCGTTTTACATGCAGCCCGACCCGGGGGACCCCCGCGTAGCCCTGTGCGACGACATGATTGCCCCGGAAGGCTACGGCGAAATTATCGGCGGCAGCGAGCGCATCCACGACTACGCGCTGCTGAAGAGCCGCATTGAGCACGAAGGGCTGCCGCTGGAAGCTTTCGAATGGTACCTAGACCTGCGCCGCACTGGCTCCATGCCGCACGCCGGCTTTGGCATGGGCCTGGAGCGCGTGATTGCCTGGATCACGGGCATTGACCACATCCGCGAGGCGATTCCCTTCCCCCGGATGCTGACCCGCATGCGCCCCTGA
- a CDS encoding DUF2382 domain-containing protein, producing the protein MTEEQRVRRALQGVIELREERAEIQKVREETGRVVVRRERRVREETVRVELVSEVLVVTAQEGSPAVQIGTRTLAPGETYEVLLYDERAVPGKETVVAQEVRLFKDTFVREETVPLQLAYEELVVDEHMVDQGRLDPPRS; encoded by the coding sequence ATGACCGAGGAACAAAGGGTCCGCCGCGCCCTGCAGGGCGTGATTGAGCTGCGTGAAGAACGCGCCGAGATTCAAAAGGTCCGTGAAGAGACGGGCCGCGTTGTCGTTCGCCGCGAGCGCCGCGTGCGCGAGGAAACCGTGCGCGTGGAGCTGGTGTCTGAAGTGCTGGTGGTGACCGCGCAGGAGGGTTCCCCTGCCGTGCAGATCGGCACCCGCACCCTGGCCCCCGGCGAAACGTACGAGGTCCTCCTCTACGACGAACGCGCCGTGCCCGGCAAGGAAACGGTGGTGGCCCAGGAGGTGCGCCTCTTCAAGGACACCTTCGTGCGCGAGGAGACCGTGCCCCTGCAGCTTGCCTACGAGGAACTGGTCGTGGACGAGCACATGGTGGACCAGGGCCGGCTAGACCCGCCCCGGTCCTGA
- a CDS encoding PRC and DUF2382 domain-containing protein gives MARLIPMSELVRDRNYDLGDTYNVVGQTAYGYGGEKVGTVREALTDDGGQIRYLIVDVGGWFSAKEVMVPVGMARIEDDGVYFDNLSKDQVKGMSGYVAGQDYEYEAQVADERILRGVDTSTQHAAGNFNYTQRDDTMFQTPQRLQLLEERLRVNKDRYVAGQVQIGKHVETRTENVTVPLEREEIVIERHVVSDARPVSGNVTLGAGTETVEVTLEAERANVSKQAYVTEEVEIGKRTVTEQQTVTETIGREVLDVNQNGQVAVQGTEAHLHDGRNVAERAVDAVKDAVDPLDGKIDRR, from the coding sequence ATGGCGAGACTGATTCCGATGTCTGAGCTGGTACGTGACCGCAACTATGATCTGGGCGATACCTACAACGTGGTGGGACAGACCGCCTACGGCTACGGCGGCGAGAAGGTCGGCACTGTGCGCGAGGCCCTCACCGACGACGGCGGCCAGATCCGCTACCTGATCGTGGATGTGGGCGGCTGGTTCTCGGCCAAGGAAGTTATGGTGCCCGTGGGCATGGCGCGCATTGAAGACGACGGCGTGTACTTCGACAACCTCAGCAAGGACCAGGTCAAGGGCATGTCGGGCTATGTGGCCGGCCAGGACTATGAGTACGAGGCCCAGGTGGCCGACGAGCGCATCCTGCGCGGCGTGGACACCAGCACCCAGCACGCAGCCGGGAACTTCAACTACACCCAGCGCGACGACACCATGTTCCAGACCCCCCAGCGTCTGCAGCTGCTCGAAGAGCGTCTGCGCGTGAACAAGGACCGCTATGTGGCGGGCCAGGTGCAGATCGGCAAGCACGTCGAAACCCGCACCGAGAATGTCACCGTGCCGCTGGAGCGCGAAGAGATCGTCATCGAGCGCCATGTGGTGAGTGACGCCCGTCCGGTGTCTGGCAACGTGACGCTGGGCGCCGGCACCGAAACGGTGGAAGTGACGCTGGAAGCCGAACGCGCCAACGTGAGCAAGCAGGCGTATGTCACCGAAGAGGTGGAAATCGGCAAGCGCACGGTCACCGAGCAGCAGACCGTCACCGAAACCATTGGCCGCGAAGTGCTGGATGTCAACCAGAACGGTCAGGTGGCCGTGCAGGGCACCGAAGCCCACCTGCACGATGGACGCAACGTGGCCGAGCGGGCGGTGGACGCGGTCAAGGACGCCGTGGACCCCCTCGACGGCAAGATTGATCGCCGCTAA
- a CDS encoding PhzF family phenazine biosynthesis isomerase: MIAYSEVSAFTDTPGHGNRAGVVLEGQTLSRQDMQALAALIGAPETVFITRREGPIARVRYFTPTQEVDFCGHATVALGLTLAQAGEWDGRSPLYLDTLAGRVPLRLDTAAGVPQRVWMQQPSPAYRELPRSIRTELAEALGIDARMVHRGLPLAAASTGLWSVFLPLLDSVILDGLEPDLPRIQALTEALEVASLYAYAPMGVNRFAARDFAPAVGIPEDPVTGSAAGALMALLARQGRLPVRGERACGVVYQGHALGTPGEVEVELELQGEQIVAVHVGGCATVEREGVWSPVQGAAPRR, translated from the coding sequence ATGATCGCCTACAGCGAGGTCAGCGCCTTTACCGACACGCCGGGACACGGCAACCGGGCCGGCGTGGTGCTGGAGGGCCAGACCCTGAGCCGCCAGGACATGCAGGCCCTCGCCGCCCTGATTGGCGCGCCGGAAACGGTGTTCATCACGCGGCGCGAGGGCCCGATTGCGCGGGTGCGCTACTTCACCCCCACGCAGGAGGTGGACTTCTGCGGGCACGCCACCGTGGCCCTGGGCCTGACGCTGGCGCAGGCGGGCGAGTGGGACGGCCGCTCGCCGCTGTATCTGGATACGCTGGCCGGGCGCGTGCCGCTGCGCCTGGACACGGCGGCGGGCGTGCCGCAGCGGGTGTGGATGCAGCAGCCATCGCCTGCCTACCGCGAGCTGCCGCGCAGCATCCGCACCGAATTGGCCGAGGCCCTGGGCATTGACGCGCGCATGGTGCACCGGGGCCTACCGCTGGCGGCGGCCAGCACAGGCCTGTGGAGCGTGTTTTTGCCGCTGCTGGACAGCGTGATTCTGGACGGCCTGGAACCGGACCTGCCGCGTATCCAGGCGCTGACCGAAGCGCTGGAGGTGGCCAGCCTGTACGCCTACGCGCCCATGGGGGTTAACCGGTTTGCGGCGCGCGATTTTGCCCCGGCGGTGGGGATTCCCGAAGACCCGGTGACCGGCAGCGCGGCGGGCGCGCTGATGGCGCTGCTGGCGCGGCAGGGGCGGCTGCCGGTGCGCGGCGAGCGGGCCTGCGGCGTGGTGTACCAGGGGCACGCCCTGGGCACACCCGGCGAGGTGGAAGTGGAGCTGGAACTGCAGGGCGAACAGATCGTGGCGGTGCATGTGGGCGGCTGCGCCACCGTGGAGCGCGAGGGAGTCTGGTCGCCAGTCCAGGGTGCCGCGCCGCGCCGCTAA
- a CDS encoding Cof-type HAD-IIB family hydrolase has product MLGLICVDVDGTLVGTGNVIRDDVWAALEGARRRGVRLALCSGRPAFGNARAYAERLDPDGWHVFQNGASVVNVGSGQSLSEPFPQASLPELLDRARREDRLLEVYTDLAYAVTKPGDYAERHARLLGLPYEPQAPEDLQGEVVRTQWVVARAEEQAVVAAPHDGLSLHPAGSPVMPDAIFISVTREGVSKGSAVTRVAQAYGVPLDRVMMVGDGENDVAALQVVGHPVAMGNADEPARRAARHFVGHVDDGGLREAVELALQL; this is encoded by the coding sequence ATGCTGGGTTTGATCTGTGTGGATGTGGACGGCACCCTGGTGGGCACCGGGAACGTGATTCGGGACGACGTGTGGGCGGCGCTGGAAGGCGCGCGGCGCCGGGGGGTGCGCCTCGCCCTGTGCAGCGGGCGCCCCGCTTTTGGTAACGCCCGCGCCTACGCCGAGCGGCTGGACCCGGACGGCTGGCACGTGTTTCAGAACGGGGCCAGCGTGGTGAATGTGGGCAGCGGCCAGAGCCTCTCTGAGCCGTTTCCGCAGGCCAGCCTGCCGGAGTTGCTGGACCGGGCGCGGCGCGAGGACCGGCTGCTGGAGGTCTACACCGATCTGGCGTACGCCGTGACCAAGCCCGGCGACTACGCCGAGCGCCACGCCCGGCTGCTGGGCCTGCCCTACGAACCCCAGGCGCCGGAAGACCTGCAGGGCGAGGTGGTGCGCACGCAGTGGGTGGTGGCCCGCGCCGAGGAACAGGCGGTGGTGGCCGCCCCCCACGATGGCCTGAGCCTGCATCCGGCCGGCAGCCCGGTGATGCCCGACGCCATTTTCATCTCGGTCACGCGGGAGGGAGTCAGCAAGGGCAGCGCGGTGACGCGGGTGGCGCAGGCGTACGGCGTGCCGCTGGACCGGGTGATGATGGTGGGCGACGGCGAAAACGATGTGGCGGCCCTGCAGGTGGTGGGGCACCCCGTGGCGATGGGCAACGCCGACGAGCCAGCGCGGCGGGCGGCGCGGCACTTCGTGGGGCATGTGGACGACGGTGGCCTGCGCGAAGCCGTGGAGCTGGCGCTGCAGCTGTGA
- a CDS encoding DUF1622 domain-containing protein, whose protein sequence is MLERVKVWTEWAATGVEVAAALVIVAAVVLALGRAAVALFRPAAQPDVQKESLRLELGRWLAVGLEFTLAADILRTAIAPSWDDIGKLAAIAALRTLLNFFLQREIDGHKARQEG, encoded by the coding sequence CTGCTGGAGCGGGTCAAGGTCTGGACCGAGTGGGCCGCCACCGGCGTGGAGGTGGCGGCGGCGCTGGTGATTGTCGCCGCCGTGGTGCTGGCGCTGGGGCGCGCCGCTGTGGCCCTGTTCCGGCCAGCGGCCCAGCCGGACGTGCAGAAAGAAAGCCTGCGCCTGGAACTGGGGCGCTGGCTGGCGGTGGGCCTGGAGTTCACGCTGGCGGCCGACATTCTGCGCACGGCGATTGCGCCCTCGTGGGACGATATTGGCAAGCTGGCGGCCATCGCGGCGCTGCGCACGCTGCTGAATTTCTTCCTGCAGCGCGAGATAGACGGGCATAAGGCGCGGCAGGAAGGGTAA